AACTTCTAATTTTTCACAGGGACCTGCACCAAAGCCTGGAGATTTAATTGAATTTCAACGTACATTCTATCAGCACTGGGGTATCTTTGTTGGAAATGGCTATGTTGTACATTTAACAGGTGAgatatatatctctgacataaaTAATCAGATTTATATAAATTAgtctttaaaggtttttatttatctttttttttaatttttaacagagAAGTCATAGAGATCCTATTAGGTTTTTATGTAAAGTCTGTGCTCCCACTGGgaaggcaccccccccccccccccagtttgaatttaccaattacatactttgtatttattttgaattattttgtattggattggatacaggagtttgtattcaatcaatacaaaatgtgtttgaatgtctttcaatttgaatttcccgcacacgcgccgacgtcatcgtacgcgctgacgtacacgctacggagggagaagaagccggccggcttcttcttctccgccggccggcttcttcttcccggagagggcacccgacgctggagatggACGCTGGAGAtggacgctggaggacgacgctggaacacgacgctagatgatcgcagcgggaccgggtaagtgattgataaacccgaacttttctcactgtattttcatatagtgagaaaagttcggggttatcgataattgtaattattttaaccctgaaccaaggtcggagTTATccctcaggtggttaaataattGTCTATTACCTATTTTTTGGGGTCCAACGCAGGGCTGAAATTTAAACTTGTCTCATAACATTTATTGGTCTGTAGCATGGGAAGCTTGATGGGCAGATTGCTACTTTCAAGTCTATCTTTTCTAaattcatgcatttttcaaaattgatttatttagtaaaagtaaaatatcaaaCGATTTCTGATTGCaatgagaaaaatgtatacatttttaataaaaagtaggtATATAACccaaagaaaattataaataggccatctttttttttttttttttttttttttttttttattattcagagcCTCTAATGTGTTTCATATAAGGCACACAAGTACAATTTTTGGTTCCTTGGAGCTAAACATACTGGCCCTATCTTCTCCACTgctcatatatacattttataccttTTACTCAGATCAAGATGGTTACTCCAGCTTATCTTCTGCATTTGGAGAAACAGCTGTGGTTAGAAAGGATCATCTGGAGACTGTCGCCTGTGGATGTAACTATAAAGTGAACAACAAGTATGACAGCAAACGCACGCCTTATCCGCCTTCAAAAATTGTTAACGCAGCATTGAAAGAAGTAGGGAGGAGAAAGAACTATAGCCTCACCAGTGCCAACTGTGAACACTTTTCAACTAACCTGAGATACGGAAATGAATTCTGCGATCAGGTACTGTATGAATCACTGACAACAAGACAATACTACAGTTTATAGTTCAGCTGGTATCGAAAGCCCCCAGCAGAGCTATAATCCCATTAGGCCATCCTACCATATGATAACACACTTCACTGGTGGTACAGTTTttgaaatcttttataaataatggaaaattgttgtcatacttacctgtaatttttctttcctgtaaactcctcctgacagcatgtaccAATAGGCAAGCTCTGccccttgctctccacaggaccactttacTAAAGCAAAAACAGTAACCTCCCTCTGCCCTGCAGATGTTCTATAACAAGCTTGTGACAGGATAAGGGagggaaacatgctgtcaggaggagtttacaggaaaggaaaattacaggtaagtatgacaacaattttccattttcctgacactcctTCTGACAGCATGTACCaatgggatgtagcaagcaacaacataaaagggaagaaaataaCAAACGCAAACAAAGTTACTCTTTAGAAAGTGCCACTTACCAAATGGAAGCCCCaaggtggctgaagctcaaacgtaaaaagctaaacaaatgttGGAAGACTTCCAACTAGTTATTTACAGATCACTTCCCTAAATACTTCTGTAAATGAAGTCTATAAGGTTGCCCCTTCCCTAGTTAAATGTCATCAATCACATGGTATTAAAAACGCTAGGATGAAAAATCTGTCAAATATACTGCTGTGCTCCATTCAGAAAACCTTCAGAAAATGAGTGTCTCCATGCTGAGAAATTAATTCTCAGTTGGAGTGATACACAGGATACaccttaaacaagacattcaCTGATAGCTGCATATACATTTCAGCAAGATAGGTGCAATCTGGCTCCTTTCCAAGTGGGTGCATAGTTCTGAAACCTTGCTTGTCATGGTTACAGTAAGTCAAGAATTTCATCTTCTAAGTCCATTTTATTATTCAGCAGACCAAGACTGAATAAAAGGGAAGTTCCCTGAGAACTTGTAAGACCAAAGGCATGTCCTATGCTGAAAAGGATTACTTTACTAAAGGCTTCAATTTCACAACTACTTTAAAGAACTGTCACTGCAAAAGATGTTCCACCCACTCAGTGTTAgtgggggctgacacttggacctaaacaagtGGACCCCGAGTTCCTCGTCTGaagctgaatgcagaacattgtggaacctgtgctggtgatgggtAACCAAGAAAAACCTTGATCTCTTCAatgcaaataaaaactttctatatattgtggcatctatttatagatgtttgtaagctttgagcatATCTGCCACCACAGAGAATAACCAGATGCTAGGGGGCTCTGCCTTCCAGTTTGTTGGCATTAAGTTCTGGGGAGCCATGGAAAAGTTAGTCCTGGCAAGAAGGAATAAAAGGAGTAGCCATCATAATTAGGGTTAACATCATTCCAATTGGGAAATAATTACCATTGCTTTTTCTGAATCCTCCCTTAATTTTGAAAAACCTCCCAAGATCAGTGCTATTGGTTCTAAAActtcgtaaaaaaaaaatcaatttctcgTGCCAGGGTCAGTATTTGCTGGCACTTGGACTCTGCCCAGCGGCCACTTGTGGTTGGGAATTGATCTGCTCATATGATCATCCAACAGATTTTAGGCTAGTGGTTAGGGAGACAGCAAAGTTGAGATGCTtctttgtcaataaaaaaaacaaaaaacctgactGTGACTTGATGGAAATAGACAGTCTTTGTTCCACTTTGTCTGGTAATGTAGAAGATATGAcctgcataataaaataataaaaataatgccttTTCTGGCAGTGGCGACCCCTTTAAAACACTTATTTGTGCCAATTTGTACGAAGACAAAAGTGTTCTAGATTTTACCGTaatgaatattatcctcaaatttcTATTCCCTGCATTGAACCTAACTGACTCTTCTGATAGTTCACCAGAGTCAGAGTTTGCAGAATTGTCTCTTTGTGACCCTCcaacttggttttggatattgtcagcaaagaacGTTGTTCAAGTAGTGACATAGGCTGACTCCCTGAACCACAGCAAGGGTATCACTGTTTCAACGGTTTTATTAAACAGCTTTGGAGCTTTGGAAAGACTAAAGGGACAGGTGTTTGAAACATAGACAGTAAGAATGTCTGGTAGCATTCCACAACTGAGACAGACCTGTAAGCTTCTGCTAGATCCACTGAAATCATCCAATGAGCCAGACAAGGTCATCTGcaaaattatcatacaaaaccttctAGTGTGAAAGGGATTTAAATCCTTGAGGTCCAGAACTGAAATCTCCttactatgaaaagtttggaaCAGAATCAtctttcttgctctcctattgaAAGCAGCACCATTGCTTGTCCCATTCCTTGCACATAAGATAGAAGCGCATTGCACTTCTATGAATCGCTTGGAACTGTTGTTTGAACGTATCGGGATCTCAGAGAGCCTGACAAAAACTCTATCCAGTAACCTTGTTACCTGACTGAAATCACTCAAGGTGTCACCGTGCTTTTCCAAATGCCGGAAACCTGGATAATCTTGTCCCTATCTTCGACAGCTGGATGGATACAGCCTCAAAAGGCTTTCCTTAGGCTGTTCTTAGACTATCTGACTACAGAACCTAggatttttaggttccatttactGAGGGTTAACAAATTTCTTGACAGGAAATCTAGTGCCTCTTGCATTGTTATGTAAAAGAGCTACTGATGCCTATGCCACACCCTGGTAACTTGCCCCCTGTGATCCTCTGTATACTCTGTATCCAAATAGGATCTGGGCAGCATACAGGACCTGTTTATCTGCCCTCAACAACGTGACACTAATCCTAATACTAATTCTGGGAAACACCCAGACCTGTTATCGTGTAGATTCGACTCTCCATCTACACTGACACTGACATCAGAGGAtcctaaatggaaaataatttgaCTTTCCTTCTAAAATGTGGAATATACCTTCTTTAGGTGAAGAACGGCCACTTCTTACTAGCCAtgattcactttctttatctcGGCCCgcttctttaaagcatatagCACACACCCACTTAGATGGTATTGATCTTGCGccacatgcccaacatgattcACTTTCCAGGTGCTCCACTGATTTGCTCCTGGAATGAGAGAGTGGCCTCTTTCTATTAGTAATTTCACAGGATGAACTTTCTCTTACCCCTCGTCCTCTTCTAGAGGATGGACAAAAAGGACTGGGAGAAGCCAGGTGTCTTGTCTTTCTGAGATGCTTTTTTTTTGGGGCTTTTATCCCTTTGCCGAACAGATAGTACTTGAGAGGAAAGCAGGGAAATATTTGGCGCAGACATAATGCATGGCTTGGTTGTGCTTCcttatctttatttgcttttttaaagcaaGATGCACAGATAAGTTTGAAGGGCAAGGCCTTTGTGCCACACACCCAGCGTACTTCAATGGCAGAGTGATCTGCAGACTGACTTAAAATGGGCAGCagatttctctttgctt
The genomic region above belongs to Pyxicephalus adspersus chromosome 9, UCB_Pads_2.0, whole genome shotgun sequence and contains:
- the LOC140337670 gene encoding phospholipase A and acyltransferase 2-like, which gives rise to MPLIGPAPKPGDLIEFQRTFYQHWGIFVGNGYVVHLTDQDGYSSLSSAFGETAVVRKDHLETVACGCNYKVNNKYDSKRTPYPPSKIVNAALKEVGRRKNYSLTSANCEHFSTNLRYGNEFCDQVDNATTYALGGTAALAVGAFAALAISGMRSKQKQ